A genome region from Macaca nemestrina isolate mMacNem1 chromosome 15, mMacNem.hap1, whole genome shotgun sequence includes the following:
- the LOC105496246 gene encoding nuclear receptor coactivator 6 isoform X4, which yields MVLDDLPNLEDIYTSLCSSTMEDSEMDFDSGLEDDDTKSDSILEDSTIFVAFKGNIDDKDFKWKLDAILKNVPNLLHMESSKLKVQKVEPWNSVRVTFNIPREAAERLRILAQSNNQQLRDLGILSVQIEGEGAINLALAQNRSQDVRMNGPIGAGNSVRMEAGFPMAGGPGIIRMNNPATVMIPPGGNVSSSMMAPGHNPELQPRTPRPASQSDAMDPLLSGLHIQQQSHPSGSLAPPHHPMQPVSVNRQMNPANFPQLQQQQQQQQQQQQQQQQQQQQQQQQQQLQARPPQQHQQQQPQGIRPQFTSPTQVPVPPGWNQLPSGALQPPPAQGSLGTMTANQGWKKAPLPGPMQQQLQARPSLATVQTPSHPPPPYPFGSQQASQAHTNFPQMSNPGQFTAPQMKSLQGGPSRVPTPLQQPHLTNKSPASSPSSFQQGSPASSPTVNQTQQQMGPRPPQNNPLPQGFQQPVSSPGRNPMVQQGNVPPNFMVMQQQPPNQGPQSLHPGLGGQANPNFMQGQVPSTTATTPGNSGAPQLQANQNVQHAGGQGAGPPQNQMQVSHGPPNMMQPSLMGIHGNMNNQQAGSSGVPQVNLSNMQGQPQQGPPSQLMGMHQQIVPSQGQMVQQQGTLNPQNPMILSRAQLMPQGQMMVNPPSQNLGPSPQRMTPPKQMLSQQGPQMMAPHNQMMGPQGQVLLQQNPMIEQIMTNQMQGNKQQFNTQNQSSVMPGPAQIMRGPTPNMQGNMVQFTGQMSGQLLPQQGPVNNSPSQVMGIPGQVLRPPGPSPHMAQQHGDPATTANNDVSLSQMMPDVSMQQTNMVPPHVQAMQGNSASGNHFSGHGMSFNAPFSGAPNGNQMSCGQNPGFPVNKDVTLTSPLLVNLLQSDISAGHFGVNNKQNNTNANKPKKKKPPRKKKNSQQDLNTPDTRPAGLEEVDQPPLPGEQGINLDNSGPKLPEFSNRPPGYPSQPVEQRPLQQMPPQLMQHVAPPPQPPQQQPQPQLPQQQQPPPPSQPQSQQQQQQQQQQQMMMMLMMQQDPKSVRLPVSQSVHPPRAPLNPDSQRMPMQQSGSVPVMVSLQGPASVPPSPDKQRMPMPVNTPLGSNSRKMVYQESPQNPSSSPLAEMASLPEASGSEAPSVPGGPNNMPSHVVLPQNQLMMTGPKPGPSPLSATQGATPQQPPVNSLPSSHGHHFPNVAAPTQTSRPKTPNRASPRPYYPQTPNNRPPSTEPSEISLSPERLNASIAGLFPPQINIPLPPRPNLNRGFDQQGLNPTTLKAIGQAPSNLTMNPSNFAAPQTHKLDSVVVNSGKQSNSGATKRASPSNSRRSSPGASRKTTPSPGRQNSKAPKLTLASQTNAALLQNVELPRNVLVSPAPLANPPVPGSFPNNSGLNPQNPTVSVAAVGGVVEDNKESLNVPQDSDCQNSQGRKEQVNIELKAVPAQEVKMVVPEDQSKKDGQPSDPNKLPSVEENKNLVSPAMREAPTSLSQLLDNSGAPNVTIKPPGLTDLEVTPPVVSGEDLKKASVIPTLQDLSSSKEPSNSLNLPHSNEPCSTLGHPELSEVSSNVAPSIPPVMSRPVSSSSISTPLPPNQITVFVTSNPITTSANTSAALPTHLQSALMSTVVTMPNVGSKVMVSEGQSAAQSNARPQFITPVFINSSSIIQVMKGSQPSTIPAAPLTTNSGLMPPSVAVVGPLHIPQNIKFSSAPVPPNAPSSSPAPNIQTGRPLVLSSRATPVQLPSPPCTSSPVVPPHPPVQQVKELNPDEASPQVNTSADQNTLPSSQSTTMVSPLLTNSPGSSVNRRSPVSSSKGKGKVDKIGQILLTKACKKVTGSLEKGEEQYGADGETEGQGLDTTAPGLVGTEQLPTELDSKTPTPPAPTLLKMTSSPVGPGTASAGPSLPGGALPTSVRSIVTTLVPSELISAVTTTKSNHGGIASEPLAGGLVEEKVGSHPELLPSIAPSQNLVSKETSTTALQASVARPELEVNAGIVSGQSSEPKEIVEKSKIPSRRNSRTEEPTVASESVENGHRKRSSRPASASSSTKDITSAVQSKRRKSK from the exons GGGAAGGTGCTATCAACCTGGCTTTGGCTCAGAACCGAAGCCAAGATGTGAGAATGAATGGACCCATCGGAGCCGGAAATTCAGTTAGGATGGAGGCAGGATTTCCCATGGCAGGTGGTCCAG GAATAATAAGGATGAACAACCCTGCCACTGTTATGATACCCCCGGGTGGAAATGTGTCATCTTCCATGATGGCACCAGGCCACAATCCAGAGCTGCAGCCCAGGACTCCTCGCCCTGCTTCTCAGTCAG ATGCAATGGATCCACTCCTCTCTGGGCTCCATATACAGCAGCAAAGTCATCCCTCAGGATCTTTAGCTCCCCCACACCACCCAATGCAGCCTGTCTCTGTGAATAGACAAAtgaacccagctaattttccccagctgcagcagcagcagcagcagcaacaacaacaacaacaacaacaacagcagcagcagcagcagcaacagcagcaacaacagttGCAGGCAAGACCCCCACAGCAACATCAGCAACAACAGCCACAGGGAATTCGACCCCAGTTTACTTCCCCAACTCAGGTGCCTGTTCCTCCAGGCTGGAACCAGCTGCCTTCTGGAGCCCTTCAACCTCCTCCAGCCCAGGGTTCTCTGGGCACAATGACTGCAAACCAAGGGTGGAAGAAGGCTCCCTTGCCTGGCCCAATGCAACAGCAACTCCAGGCAAGACCATCCTTAGCTACGGTACAGACgccttcccaccctccccctcCATATCCCTTTGGCAGCCAGCAAGCCTCACAAGCCCACACAAACTTTCCTCAGATGAGCAACCCAGGCCAGTTCACAGCTCCTCAGATGAAGAGTTTGCAGGGAGGGCCCTCTAGGGTCCCAACTCCCCTGCAGCAGCCCCACCTCACCAACAAGTCTCCtgcctcctcaccctcctccttccAGCAGGGATCCCCTGCATCCTCCCCAACGGTTAACCAAACTCAGCAGCAGATGGGACCAAGGCCACCTCAAAATAACCCACTTCCCCAGGGATTTCAGCAGCCTGTCAGCTCTCCGGGTCGGAATCCTATGGTTCAACAGGGAAATGTGCCACCTAACTTCATGGTGATGCAGCAGCAACCACCAAACCAGGGGCCACAGAGTTTACATCCAGGCCTAGGAG GACAGGCCAATCCGAATTTTATGCAAGGTCAGGTGCCTTCGACCACAGCAACCACCCCTGGGAATTCAGGAGCCCCTCAGCTGCAAGCAAATCAAAATGTTcagcatgcag gtggtcAAGGAGCTGGTCCTCCTCAAAACCAGATGCAGGTGTCCCACGGGCCACCAAATATGATGCAGCCCAGCCTCATGGGAATTCATGGCAACATGAACAATCAGCAGGCTGGTAGTTCTGGGGTTCCTCAAGTGAACCTCAGCAACATGCAAGGCCAGCCCCAGCAGGGCCCACCATCTCAACTGATGGGCATGCACCAGCAGATTGTGCCCTCCCAGGGCCAGATGGTCCAGCAACAAGGAACCTTGAACCCTCAGAACCCTATGATCCTTTCAAGGGCCCAGCTTATGCCACAGGGCCAGATGATGGTGAACCCTCCGAGCCAAAATCTTGGGCCCTCGCCCCAAAGGATGACCCCACCCAAGCAGATGCTTTCCCAGCAGGGCCCACAAATGATGGCGCCACATAACCAGATGATGGGGCCTCAGGGACAGGTTTTGCTCCAACAGAACCCAATGATAGAGCAGATCATGACCAATCAAATGCAGGGGAATAAGCAGCAGTTTAACACTCAGAACCAATCCAGTGTCATGCCGGGACCAGCCCAGATAATGAGGGGACCAACTCCGAACATGCAAGGAAATATGGTGCAGTTTACGGGACAGATGTCAGGACAGTTGTTGCCCCAGCAAGGGCCTGTGAACAACAGTCCATCTCAGGTTATGGGGATTCCGGGGCAGGTCCTGCGGCCACCAGGGCCCAGCCCACACATGGCCCAGCAGCATGGTGATCCTGCTACTACGGCAAATAATGATGTCAGTTTGTCTCAGATGATGCCTGATGTTAGCATGCAACAAACCAACATGGTCCCCCCTCATGTACAGGCCATGCAGGGAAACAGTGCCTCGGGAAACCACTTCTCAGGCCATGGGATGTCTTTCAATGCACCTTTCAGTGGAGCTCCCAATGGAAATCAGATGTCCTGTGGTCAAAATCCAGGCTTCCCAGTCAATAAGGATGTCACGCTAACGAGCCCATTGTTGGTCAACTTATTGCAGAGTGATATCTCTGCAGGCCATTTTGGGGTAAACAATAAGCAAAATAATACCAACGCAAATAAACCGAAGAAGAAGAAACCCCCTCggaagaagaaaaacagtcaGCAAGATCTAAA cacccCAGATACTCGCCCAGCTGGTCTGGAAGAGGTTGATCAGCCACCATTGCCTGGAGAACAAGGAATTAACTTGGATAACTCAGGCCCTAAACTGCCAGAATTTTCAAACCGGCCACCAG GTTATCCTTCTCAACCAGTTGAACAGAGGCCACTTCAGCAGATGCCTCCTCAACTCATGCAGCATGTGGCACCCCCACCACAGCCACcacagcagcagccacagccacaactgcctcagcagcagcagccaccacCTCCCAGTCAGCCACAgtctcagcagcagcagcagcagcagcagcagcaacaaatgATGATGATGCTCATGATGCAGCAGGATCCCAAATCAGTTAGGCTTCCAGTCTCTCAAAGTGTCCATCCTCCAAGGGCCCCCCTGAACCCCGACTCCCAGAGAATGCCCATGCAACAGAGTGGCAGTGTGCCTGTCATGGTCAGTCTGCAAGGACCTGCCTCCGTGCCACCATCACCTGATAAACAAAGAATGCCAATGCCTGTGAATACTCCTTTGGGAAGCAATTCAAGGAAAATGGTCTATCAGGAGAGCCCGCAGAATCCTTCCAGCTCGCCACTGGCGGAGATGGCCTCGCTCCCTGAAGCAAGTGGCAGTGAAGCACCATCTGTCCCAGGAGGCCCAAACAACATGCCTTCACATGTAGTACTTCCCCAGAATCAGTTAATGATGACAGGGCCAAAACCTGGACCATCGCCCCTTTCAGCAACTCAAGGTGCAACTCCCCAGCAACCCCCTGTAAATTCTCTGCCCAGCTCTCATGGCCACCACTTTCCAAATGTGGCCGCGCCAACCCAGACATCTAGGCCCAAAACACCAAACAGAGCCAGCCCCAGACCCTATTATCCTCAGACACCCAACAACCGCCCTCCCAGCACAGAACCTTCAGAAATCAGTCTGTCACCAGAAAGACTCAATGCTTCCATAGCAGGACTCTTCCCTCCACAGATTAATATTCCTTTACCTCCTAGGCCAAATTTAAACAGGGGCTTTGATCAACAAGGCCTAAATCCAACAACTTTGAAGGCCATCGGGCAAGCACCTTCAAATCTTACCATGAATCCTTCCAATTTTGCTGCCCCACAAACTCACAAATTAGATTCTGTGGTAGTGAATTCTGGAAAGCAGTCTAATTCTGGAGCAACAAAACGGGCAAGTCCAAGCAACAGTCGCAGGTCTAGTCCTGGGGCCAGTAGGAAAACCACTCCAAGCCCCGGGAGGCAAAATTCAAAAGCCCCTAAACTTACTCTGGCCTCTCAGACAAATGCAGCCCTGTTGCAGAATGTGGAGTTGCCGAGAAATGTATTGGTCAGTCCCGCTCCTCTGGCCAATCCCCCTGTACCTGGGAGCTTTCCTAACAACAGTGGGCTGAATCCTCAGAATCCTACTGTGTCTGTGGCTGCAGTTGGGGGTGTTGTTGAGGATAACAAGGAGAGCTTGAATGTGCCTCAGGACAGTGATTGCCAGAATTCCCAGGGTAGGAAGGAACAGGTAAACATTGAACTAAAAGCAGTCCCTGCCCAAGAAGTTAAAATGGTTGTCCCTGAAGATCAATCCAAAAAGGATGGGCAGCCTTCGGATCCTAACAAACTTCCCAGTGTCGAAGAGAACAAAAATTTGGTGTCTCCTGCTATGAGGGAAGCACCAACATCGTTAAGTCAACTTCTTGACAACTCTGGAGCTCCCAATGTGACGATTAAACCCCCTGGGCTTACAGATCTGGAAGTAACACCTCCAGTAGTTTCTGGGGAGGACCTCAAAAAAGCATCTGTCATTCCCACACTGCAGGATCTGTCTTCTTCTAAAGAACCCTCTAATTCCCTAAACTTACCTCACAGTAATGAGCCGTGTTCAACCCTTGGGCATCCCGAATTGAGTGAGGTCAGTTCTAACGTTGCACCAAGCATCCCTCCAGTAATGTCAAGACCTGTTAGCTCTTCCTCCATTTCCACTCCTTTGCCCCCAAATCAAATAACTGTATTTGTCACTTCCAATCCCATCACAACTTCAGCTAATACATCAGCAGCTTTGCCAACTCACTTGCAGTCTGCATTGATGTCAACAGTTGTCACAATGCCCAATGTGGGTAGCAAGGTTATGGTTTCTGAGGGACAGTCAGCTGCTCAGTCTAATGCCCGGCCTCAGTTCATTACACCTGTCTTTATCAATTCATCCTCAATAATTCAGGTTATGAAAGGATCACAGCCAAGCACAATTCCTGCAGCCCCACTGACAACCAACTCTGGCCTGATGCCGCCCTCTGTTGCAGTTGTTGGCCCTTTACACATACCTCAGAACATAAAGTTTTCTTCTGCTCCTGTACCGCCTAATGCTCCCTCCAGTAGTCCTGCTCCAAACATCCAGACAGGTCGACCTTTGGTCCTTAGCTCACGAGCCACCCCTGTTcagcttccttcccctccttGTACGTCTTCTCCAGTAGTCCCTCCTCATCCCCCTGTCCAGCAAGTGAAAGAATTGAATCCAGATGAGGCTAGCCCTCAGGTGAACACCTCAGCAGATCAGAACACTCTTCCCTCTTCACAGTCAACCACAATGGTTTCTCCCCTTTTGACCAATAGTCCAGGGTCCTCTGTCAACCGGCGAAGCCCAGTCTCGTCTAGTAAGGGCAAAGGAAAAGTGGACAAAATTGGCCAAATTTTGTTGACCAAGGCGTGTAAGAAAGTTACAGGCTCTCTTGAGAAAGGGGAAGAACAATATGGTGCAGATGGAGAGACTGAAGGCCAAGGGCTAGACACCACAGCTCCGGGGCTCGTGGGAACAGAGCAGTTACCCACAGAGCTGGACAGTAAAACCCCAACGCCCCCAGCACCCACTCTGCTAAAAATGACCTCTAGCCCCGTGGGCCCGGGCACTGCCTCAGCAGGACCCAGCTTACCTGGCGGTGCTCTCCCCACCAGTGTACGCTCGATAGTAACCACTCTGGTACCCTCCGAGCTCATCTCTGCCGTAACGACCACAAAAAGCAATCATGGTGGCATAGCATCTGAGCCACTTGCAGGTGGCCTAGTGGAGGAGAAGGTGGGATCCCATCCAGAACTTCTACCCAGCATAG CCCCGTCGCAGAATTTAGTCTCAAAGGAAACTTCAACCACAGCACTGCAGGCCTCTGTTGCCAGACCAG AGCTGGAGGTAAATGCTGGCATAGTCTCTGGACAAAG